From a region of the Zingiber officinale cultivar Zhangliang chromosome 4B, Zo_v1.1, whole genome shotgun sequence genome:
- the LOC121977832 gene encoding squamosa promoter-binding-like protein 16: MEWSSKVPPPPWDMAELGQGAEVSMGALAGPGFVLGSQSGGLMDCSVDLRLGGLGEFRPAERWLPNPTESSAAAAPSRRARASGNASASCLVDECKSDLSNSREYHRRHKVCEVHSKTPVVMVGGQEQRFCQQCSRFHQLVEFDEAKRSCRKRLDGHNRRRRKPPQESINTSRLFRSTQGMLGSSRFLMYPPHPTAPIPAQGHEDPPLATSFLHGDAGPFSQSTFRPMLKATPSAESGSSSSRILAQAFDSDCALSLLSAAAQEDSGIGQMLPAGRIPMHQPLVSDLAYAAAQASCYAPVGDVFVCGAGDCQCVYNAMGGGGPAEEASQAPPFSWQ; the protein is encoded by the exons ATGGAGTGGAGCTCCAAGGTGCCGCCGCCGCCTTGGGATATGGCGGAACTGGGGCAGGGGGCGGAGGTCAGCATGGGGGCTCTGGCCGGGCCGGGCTTCGTTCTCGGGAGCCAGAGCGGCGGGTTGATGGATTGTTCAGTCGATCTGAGACTGGGTGGGCTAGGTGAGTTCAGGCCGGCGGAGAGGTGGCTCCCCAACCCCACAGAGTCCTCGGCGGCAGCGGCTCCGTCGCGGAGAGCCCGGGCGAGCGGCAATGCCAGCGCCTCGTGCTTAGTAGACGAGTGCAAGTCCGACCTCAGTAACTCCCGGGAGTATCACCGGCGGCACAAGGTCTGCGAGGTCCACTCCAAGACTCCGGTGGTGATGGTTGGCGGGCAGGAGCAGCGCTTCTGCCAACAGTGCAGCAG GTTTCACCAACTGGTGGAGTTTGACGAGGCGAAACGAAGCTGCCGGAAACGCCTGGACGGGCACAATCGACGCCGGAGGAAGCCTCCTCAAGAATCCATCAACACCAGTCGCTTATTCCGGAGCACTCAGGGCATGCTAGGAAGCAGCAGGTTCCTAATGTATCCTCCTCATCCGACGGCTCCAATTCCGGCACAGGGGCACGAGGACCCACCGCTTGCAACTTCCTTTCTGCACGGCGACGCCGGTCCTTTCTCTCAGTCCACATTCCGGCCCATGCTCAAGGCGACACCTTCAGCAGAGAgcggcagcagcagcagcagaatTCTTGCCCAAGCCTTCGACTCCGACTGTGCTCTCTCTCTTCTGTCAGCGGCAGCTCAAGAGGATTCGGGCATCGGCCAGATGCTGCCTGCTGGAAGGATTCCCATGCACCAGCCCCTGGTTTCAGACCTTGCCTACGCCGCCGCTCAGGCCTCATGCTACGCTCCAGTGGGCGACGTGTTTGTTTGCGGGGCTGGGGACTGCCAGTGTGTGTATAATGCGATGGGTGGAGGAGGGCCTGCAGAGGAGGCCTCCCAAGCTCCTCCCTTCTCCTGGCAGTGA